In Zingiber officinale cultivar Zhangliang chromosome 6A, Zo_v1.1, whole genome shotgun sequence, a single genomic region encodes these proteins:
- the LOC121998246 gene encoding probable methyltransferase PMT17 yields MGKEYPDSPKIHQMELKKRRVTHIVFVTGLCILFYILGSWQNNTTLTLNSNSNLKKVECENDFPLSGIAKEETLDFEAHHQITLEETTSAIEKFPPCAPNLTEYTPCEDFSRGRKFPREKLAYRERHCPAKHELLLCLIPAPPKYKTPLSWPQSRDFAWYANIPHKELSIEKAVQNWIQVEGERFRFPGGGTMFPLGADAYIDDINTLISLADGKIRTAIDTGCGVASFGAYLLKRDIITMSFAPRDTHEAQVQFALERGVPAMIGVMATRRLPYPARSFDMAHCSRCLIPWYDYDGLYLIEVDRVLRPGGYWILSGPPIRWKKYHRGWERTQEDLKKEQDSIEELAKRLCWKKVIEKDDLAIWQKPINHVECVESRRIFKTPHICKDHNADAAWYKEMEACITPLPEVSKLDEVAGGKVERWPERAFAIPPRIAVGSIPSLTPKKFEDDKKLWRDRVEYYNKIIPALSHGRYRNIMDMNAYLGGFAAALMKYPAWVMNTVPPNSDHDTLGVIYERGFIGTYHDWCEAFSTYPRTYDLIHANAIFSICQDRCDITYILLEMDRILRPEGAVIIRDTVDVLTKVQTITDRMRWKSKIMDHESGPFNPEKILVAIKTYWTFDASTQ; encoded by the exons ATGGGAAAAGAATACCCGGACTCTCCTAAGATCCACCAGATGGAACTGAAGAAAAGACGTGTAACACATATAGTATTTGTCACCGGCCTATGCATTTTATTTTACATTCTTGGTTCTTGGCAAAACAACACCACTCTCACTTTGAATTCCAACTCCAATTtgaagaaagttgaatgtgaaaaTGACTTTCCTCTTTCTGGAATAGCAAAAGAAGAAACTCTTGATTTTGAAGCTCATCATCAGATAACCCTTGAAGAAACAACATCAGCAATTGAGAAATTCCCACCTTGTGCCCCCAATTTGACTGAATACACACCTTGTGAAGATTTCAGCAGGGGAAGGAAGTTCCCAAGGGAGAAGTTGGCATACAGAGAGAGGCACTGTCCTGCAAAACATGAGCTCTTGCTGTGCCTAATTCCTGCTCCACCAAAGTATAAAACTCCTCTTAGCTGGCCACAGAGCAGGGACTTTGCTTGGTATGCCAATATTCCTCACAAAGAACTCAGTATTGAAAAGGCAGTTCAGAACTGGATCCAAGTGGAAGGTGAGAGGTTCAGGTTCCCTGGCGGTGGGACGATGTTCCCTCTTGGTGCTGATGCTTATATTGATGATATTAATACTCTCATTTCATTGGCTGATGGAAAAATCAGGACTGCGATTGACACAGGCTGTGGA GTAGCAAGTTTTGGTGCTTACCTTCTGAAGAGAGATATCATAACTATGTCATTTGCTCCAAGAGATACACATGAGGCCCAGGTGCAGTTTGCATTAGAGCGTGGAGTGCCAGCTATGATTGGGGTGATGGCCACTCGACGATTGCCTTATCCTGCTAGATCATTTGATATGGCTCATTGTTCTCGGTGCCTAATTCCTTGGTATGATTATG ATGGTTTGTATCTAATTGAAGTTGATCGAGTTCTAAGACCTGGTGGCTACTGGATTCTGTCTGGTCCTCCAATTCGCTGGAAGAAGTACCATCGGGGTTGGGAAAGGACTCAAGAGGATCTCAAGAAAGAACAAGATTCAATAGAAGAACTTGCTAAACGACTTTGCTGGAAGAAAGTGATCGAAAAGGATGATCTTGCAATCTGGCAGAAGCCCATAAACCATGTTGAATGTGTAGAAAGCCGGAGAATCTTCAAAACACCACACATTTGCAAGGATCACAATGCTGATGCTGCATG GTACAAAGAAATGGAGGCTTGCATCACCCCATTACCTGAAGTGAGTAAACTGGATGAGGTAGCAGGCGGTAAAGTTGAGAGATGGCCTGAGAGAGCATTTGCTATCCCACCTAGAATAGCAGTGGGTTCAATTCCGTCATTGACTCCTAAGAAATTTGAAGATGACAAGAAGTTGTGGAGAGATCGGGTGGAATATTACAATAAAATCATCCCTGCTTTGTCTCATGGGCGATATCGAAACATTATGGACATGAATGCCTATTTGGGAGGATTTGCAGCAGCTTTGATGAAGTACCCTGCATGGGTGATGAATACAGTCCCTCCAAACTCAGATCATGACACCCTTGGGGTAATCTATGAGAGAGGATTTATTGGAACATATCATGATTGGTGTGAAGCCTTCTCAACTTATCCAAGAACTTACGATCTCATTCATGCCAATGCCATTTTCAGTATTTGTCAGGATAG GTGTGACATAACCTACATTCTCTTAGAGATGGATAGAATATTGAGGCCAGAGGGTGCAGTGATAATCCGTGACACTGTGGATGTCCTCACAAAAGTTCAGACTATAACAGACAGGATGAGATGGAAGAGCAAGATTATGGACCATGAAAGTGGACCATTCAACCCTGAGAAGATCCTTGTGGCCATTAAGACTTATTGGACTTTTGATGCCTCTACACAATAG